Genomic window (Vitis riparia cultivar Riparia Gloire de Montpellier isolate 1030 chromosome 4, EGFV_Vit.rip_1.0, whole genome shotgun sequence):
TTCTGCTGGAGTCCTCATGTAAGAGATGGAATCAGCATCTGATGACAAGACATTAGTCGTGGTCCGGTTCTCAGCTCCTAGCTCTTTTGGGACTATGATGCCTTCATCTTTGATACCACACTTTCCTAGCCGGTTCCTCAACTCTGAAATGCGTGCTGTGAATTCAGCAACTGTATGCTTGTATGGATGTACTTGTTCTTTAGCTCGCTCATACAAATACGTCCGAATAACAGCATCTTGGCCAGATTCAACACCTAATAGTCCTGCCAAGAGCTGGGCAAGGATACAAAATCTAATGAGCAAAGCAGTGAGTGATATGTGCCTGCCTACAAGAAATATCACAAGGAAGACAAAAATTGATTACAGGATATATGTATGATCTTACTCTCTTTGAATAATAGCCTGTGAGAAGTGGGTTCGTGCCTACGTACGCTACGAGTCCCATGTAGGGGAGCACATAACAAGATATCATGTAACTGAGGCTGTCATGGTAGGGGTCGAAGGGAGGGACAAGGGCATATCCAAATGCTGAATCAATCAGTTTTGCAAAGTTACCAGCACTTAAGTCCATCAGAGGCCTTGGGAACCCACCGACAGTTCTTTTGAGGATCCTTCagataatcaaatcaaacagAGTCTCATGAATGAACACCCACAAACTAAAAACAAGATTTTATTAAACAGAATTGggatacatataaaaaaaacctGAGATGAGCAACTTCTTCATAGGCAAACTCTGTGATGATGTTGAGTGTAAGGTTATCAAGTTTAGCTTTCTTAGCTCCAATGGGAGGAGGGCCCCCCATCACTAACTGGGGAGCCACCTCATCCAGGCCATATCCCAGTGCACCCCATAAGAAATAATCAGCCTCTAAGTGCTCAAGGTTCTCAGCAAATTGCAGCAAGTTCACATCTCCTTCATCTACCGCAATTGCATGAGCGGGGTATGCGGGCTGGCACACAGGTTCAGAGTCAGCCATGAAAATATTGACGCTGCAAGACACCATGAAAATTAACAGAACTAGGGAGGTGGGGAAGGTAACAACCATTGTGAGTTGTTGAAAAAGAGAGAAGTCGAACCGCAAGCTCAATACAGATAAGAGGTAGCTCGAAGTGAGTCTTTGGAAGTTAAGGTGATTTATAGTCACTGGCGGAGCCAGCCAAGGCTCACGGCCCccctcaattttccaaaaaaaaaaaaaccaaaatggaaaatttgcccctctaaaaaaaatataaatttaatttaaaaatttttttaaataaaaaataatggtgACTAAATAATATTaccaaaaacataatatttaccattaattactaataatatattaagattaaactaaaataaataaaaaaatcttatttaatattattcatacttatttttcctttttatacttattttttatggttggtttaactaaatcataaaaaaataatatttatttagttcttattaactatttatattttttttggaagtaagatttattattattattattattagtataatCGAGGAACCTTTTATGACCAAGTCTTTAGGACTATTCATGGAAATCCATACCTCGAAGGCGGTCCATAAACTTCAAGGTAAACCATCCCACAATAACAATACTAAGTCAACGGTGATGGTGGATTACTTGGAAGtaagaatataatataaattcatcAAAATCTAACCATTAAACTACTAGTATTTTAGTGatttattatatgaaaaaaaaaacttcacttTCAACtatcttatatttagttatttaaaaaagggaaataaatcAAGGTATTGATTTGATATCAATGGAAATCTTAATCTCCACTTttgaaagtatataaaaaaatctaggtTTTTGAACGtaagtataaaaaatgagttaaggtataaataaatgagatcaaATTGTAAAACAACGAGACTTAAAAGGGGAACACCTCTTTCATTTAAAACATATCTATAACATAAATTAttgaattctttaaaatatttttaaaggattttgctacgaaatgattaaatatattgaaattttctaatgacttttctttctattttttaattcctttgaaaatttcctttaaatattcttgataattttttttatatacataatctaaaactcttttttaagtGTTCTTAATTCTATGGTTGTTTAATTcgatatattttcataattagtatttaaaatgatttaatttgttaataataatataaaatatcattaattatcTTAATGATAactatgatataatattttccTTGGATCCTTCCTTAGCAAAAGTCTTTGGCTAAGTTGTTTAACTTTAAAACACTCAACTAATCAGCATCAAGCCTTTGGCTCCACTTTTGTTGAATCACTATCAACAACGTCTACATGCTTTAAGGTATAATAAGCACTAAGACCATATTTCCTCGTAATTGCCCTGATTAACTGGGCTACCATGACGGTGGATTACTTGAAAGtaagaatataatataaattcatcAAAATCTAACCATTAAACTACCACTGTTTTAGTGATTTATTATATGAaacataagtttaaaaaaaaaaaaaaaaacttctctttcaactatcttatatttaattatttaaaaaagagaaaaaaaaaattcaaggtaTTGATTTGACATCAATAGAAATCTTAATCTCATATGGAAAAATCTAGGTTTTTGGatataagtataaaaaataagttaaaggTATAAATAAATGACATCAAGTTATAAGACAATGAGACTTAAAAAGGGGAACACctctttcatttaaaaaatatctataacataaattattaaattctttaaaatatttttaaaggatttttctacattaaatatattgaaattttctaatgacttttctttctattttttaattcttttgaaaatttcctttaaatattattaataattttttttttatgtatataaaatctaaaacttttttttaaatgttcttAGTTCTATGGTTGtttaatttgatacattttcataattaatatttaaaattatttaatttgttaataataatataaaatatcattgaTTACCTTAatgataactaaaaataataatattttccttGGATCCTCCCTTAGCAAAAGTCTTTGGCTAAGTCGTTTAACTTTAAAACACTCAACTATCAGCATTAAGTCTTTGGCTCTGCTGTTGTTGAATCGCTATCAACAACGCCTACATGCCTTAAAACACTTGACTACTAACCAAACCTTGGGCCCATCAGATATATAGAAAGCTGGTAGTTTCCTCAGTTGACCCACCCAACTTTCCCACATGTGGCAGAGTTGGGTAGGTAAACTGAGGCATGAGGGAAAGTTGGGTGGGCTTGAGGCCACCAGCATTCTATACTAAGAGTGATGCCAATTCAAGGGTTTTACTTTTTGAACAAGTTATGGGTGATGCTAATCCTTTCAACTATTTTTTCAGAAGAAAAATGGAGATGGAAAAAATGCTCTTATGCCTTGTCTCACATTAAATTTCCATAATGGGTTTGCGTGTGATTAGGAGTAGAACACAAATGTAATTATATGTATTAACAGAGGACCTCAATCTATATTAAATCAGAGCTTAAATCTCATTAGATGCCCGTTTGATGTGAAATATTACATAATGTGAAATACAATACCCAAAATTCTGTAACTGAAAACAGGCTCGTTTTGTTTAGAAAACCCATATTGAAGAAATAGAAAGAGACAAACGAAGGGGAAACATTACAGAGGTCACCAAAAAGAAAGCATTTCTGCTCACATCTTTCATGGCCCCATTGTTAATGATAATACATCAGCTGCTGGCCTGATGAATTATTAGGATATCCATCATACATAGCTTGGGTGCCACCAGAGCTCACACCCATGGAACCTGCAGCTAGACCATGATGTCCAGTCATCTGCATAAGAGCTTGGCCCGAGAGGCTGGATGCAGCAGCTTGGCTTAAGGCAAGTTGGCGCTGATAGGCCAACAACTCTGCTGGTGAGTAGCCTTGGTTAATGCCAGCAGTAGGAAGGATCTGATATGGTTGAGCTGGAGGAGGTAGGGGATTAGAAGCTGTACCGAGAGGCGTTGGCTTGCTACCCCATGAGCACTGCATGCATGCACAAAATGAAGAATGAGTTCTTCAAATGGGATCCACAACAGTTTTCTTTTCAATGAATGTTCTTTTCTAATGGAAAATATGTCACATTTATAATCTATATGACCAAGGATGAAGAtctattatattcataatataATAGATCTCTGGGAGTGTCTTGCTTCGGCATCACCAAGGATGAACCACATTGTTAAGAACTGGTCAAATAACAGCAagaaccatttttattttcaactgcTCAGATAAGCTCATCAATACATTTGAGTTTACAACTTGTAGATAGACAAGATGTGCATTGAATCTGAGATTCTCATGTTTCTCATGGATGCCAAATGTCAAGTTGATGAGATCTAAACCTATTCTATCCACATAGCATTGCAAACTAGAgctttattgtaatttttttctttaaaaggaaatgatattttaatgaaaagacTACCTATATCCAATCAATTTGGTATTTAGCATCCAAGATACAGGTAGACCGGTAAAATATGAGTTGCAATAAATGTTCTTTGAGAAGAGGAAATTATGAATGGGATATTGATTGGAGATTGAAACCTGTCCTCTGTGTAGCACCTATCCTATCCATATAGCACTGGGAACTAGAACTAGAGTTTTGTCCCATTTTTTCTCATGAAAAGAATTGCCATTTTTATGAATCAACTACCTATATCCAGTCAATTTGATATTTAGCCTCCAAGACAATAGTGGACAATGGCGGATTGGGGAAGTAGTAGTGGCACAAACTCTTCTTTGAGAAAGGAACTTATTAACAGTGTGAAACAGCAATTCTCACACCATGTGTGTGAGATATTCAGGCAAAGAGGAGTTGGAGTGGAGCTTCTCTATGAGTTTCATAAAACGTTATTTGACAGGTAAAATAGATTGGTCaggtgaaaataaataaataaaagaattctcACACCATCGTTGTGTGTGAATATTGAGcaaggtaaaaaagaaaaaggaatccTCACACCACTTACGTGTATGAGTAATTCAGACAgtagttgaagaagaagaattgatGGAGCGAAgaggcaaacaaaaaaaaaatctttcaccATCTGTGTGCGTGTGTGAACATTtggcagaagaagaagaattgatGGGgagaaaagcaaataaaaaagagTATCTTCCACCatttgtgtttgtgtgtgtgaaCATtcattggaagaagaagaatagatgggagggaaaaagggaaaaaggaaaaagaaaaagaaattctcATACCATTTATGTGAGTGATTATTCAGCAAGAAGAAGGTACCCCAACACATTTATAAAGGCaatacataacaaaaaaaaaaacaaaaactacacAGTCCAACAGGAAgcaattgaacaaaaaaaaactagcaGAATTTTTCTTACCTTCATGGATTTTCCACGAACTATCCTTCCATTCGCCATCTGAATGGCCAAGGCTGCTTCTTCATGGGTGTGGTACCTGACAAACCCAAAACCTTTATCCCTCTGGATGCGCACTTCCTCAATAACCCCAGCTCCAAGAGCATGAAACTGACAGTGAAGTTCAGCTTGAGTTACCTGAGCACAGAGATcaaaagttaaggaaaatataGACCCAACAACAGATAGGAATCCTGAAAATATGATGATTTCTGTGAGAAACTATAGCCACCAGTTTGGAAAACAGAAGCAGCAAAAGATATGGGAAGGAAAATaaggaaatatgaaaaacatgGTAACCTAAGATAATTTAAAGCTGCCAAAGAAAACAAGcggaaaagtatgttagaatgAAGAACTTCACAAAGAAGACATTCAGGTAACAATTTTTGGGAAGCTTGTATTAGATGTTGTATATCCTTCCCTAAATTTAGCTTATTCTAACCATGTTAGCCTCCAAATTTCCCCCATGAGATGCTACAAAGGAAGTTTACAATAGGAAAGCTTGCAAAGAAATTTaactacataattcaagaacaTGAGAAACTCAATtctgaaaagttaaaaaatatttccagtAGGAATATGCCACCTCTTTAGCATCTCAAAAAGTATTTGAGAGCCTTCCAAAATAATAGAAACAGGTTcactataattttaaataaatgtctAACTGGATTAGGAAATGGAATCTAAGAAGCAAAGTTCATATGTATAGAAAGAGCATAGGTTGACTAAGCAAAACAATACCAGATTAAAATCTTTTGATTCCTTTATTCTTCATTCTTCTAATTACCTCATGAGAAAGGTTGCCAACATAGACAGTAGTGTATGCTGGATTATTTTCAGGGGCCTCCTCATTTGTATTCTCTTGACTTCCATCTGTGAAATACAGAAAAAACAGGAAAAAGCAATCAGCACCCAAAACTTCCTGGCCAGTGTTGTGCATGGCATAACTTTTAGTTGGTGCAGACACTTTGGACCACAACTGAtgaagacaaaaaaagaaagaggtgaGACAGAGGTAGTGAGAGAGAGGGGTGCAGAGATCAAATCCTGACTTCCTTCTAATTGGCCCTTTCCTACCTAAGTCCTTCCTTTGGGAAGAAGCCAGGCCACCTCATTTTGGGACCTCGTGCTTGATAGGATCTCCAGAAGCTTGGATGGTTCAAGGAAAGACTTTCTATCCCTTGAAGTAGAATCACCCTAATCCAATATTGTTCAGCCAGTATCTCCACTTATTACCTGCTGGTATTCAAAACCCCAATGGTAGCTGCTTTTATGATTTGAGAGGAATCAACAAGATTTTCTTTCCTCAGATGTTAGAAAAGGGAGCAGAGATCATACTATAAATTGGAATCAATTTTGCAAGCCAACACAAATGAGAGCCTGAAAAGTGCTCAGGGCTTGAGGGGGCTTTCAGTAGGAATAGAGCATTCTTTGGAAAGTGGCTTTGGAGATCTCCTATAGAGAATGGCTTGGTGTGGCATTGTGTTATTACTACAAGTATCTATGGGGTGCGTACAAATGGATGAGATGCAAACACAATATATAGGTGGTTACATCCTAGAAAGCCATCTCCAAAGgcttttaagatttttttttttcatcaatttgttGATTTCTTGGTGAGAGATAGTTTGAGAATTCATTTTCAGGAGGATCCTTGGTAGGCTAGTTAACCTCTTTGTATTCTCTATTCTGATCTTCATCACATTTTGAGGGGGAGAAATCTTCttatatctcatttttttagaTTACTTGCAGCATTTCCTTTCCTGCAACATTGACTTCCGGAGTAATTTACCACATCAGGAAATTGATGGGTtatcttcattgtttttttttttttttttggataaataagTGTGTGTATATTAAAAACAGGAAACGCCAAAACAGCGTCTCAAAGTATACAATAAGTATATACCGACCTCCAATAGGCTCACCTaaaagggagagggagagaaacaaaaaacatcacctgCCCTCACTTAGAACCAAGCCAATCAATAAAGCTAACAAGGGAAATAGGGTCTATATCTACATGCACCCTAGACCAAGACCAcaaattataaacaaaagaattttccaTCTTTTGAACCAACAATTCCGCATAATCAACCGCTATCATATTCATTTCCTTCTAaactgtccaaaaaatacataatggGGCCGCCCCCATCCAAGACTTTTTACTAGTTTTACCCACAAAAGGCCCATACCACCCAAGAAGCGCCTCCTTAACCGAAGAAGAGAGGACCTAGGAaacaccaaaaagagaaaaaagcaGCTGCCAAAGAACCCCACGTCTTTgcacaatgaagaagaatgtgatcaacaattttttcttcaacGTGGCAAAGGAAACATCTATTCCCCTCCTCTTGACTTGATCCAAAGTAAGGGTTTTCCCCCAAGTTGCTTCCCACATGAAAAAAGCCACTTTAGGTGGTGCACAATATCTCCAAATGATACTCCGTGGGAACAAAGTAGGATCTCCAAGCTCCAAAATAAGTATAGGGATTTAACCGAAAATTCCCCACATCTCGAAGGTGTTCAAAGCATCCTATCTTCCTCATTCCTATGAACCCTCTTTGCTTGAATCTTCAACAAAAAGCATTCCACTCTTTCCACCTCCCAATCGTTCAACAGCCAAGACAAACAAGGAGCCTACCCATCCCTTTCACCTTCGAAGTTCCAAACATCCGCCACCCACGCATCCTTAAAAGTGGCTAGGGCAaataaggaaaggaaaggaaagtaACACAAAGTGGCTCATCTCCACAGCACTTGGCCTTTCAGAATTTTTCTCTCTAACCATTTCCCACAGAAATGGATATTCTGCTACTCAAAAGATCCCACTCCTTTCTAATGATTTTCCAAAGGCCAACACCATACCTATCACCCACCTCCCAGGAACACCAATCCTCATCATCCTCACCGAAATTTTGGATAatgacttgcttccaaagagCCCCACTTTCATTGGCAAAGTGCCAGCTCCACTTGCAAAGAAGAGCTTTGTTCATCGCTAAAAGACACCTCACACCCAAGCCCCCTTTCCTTCTCTCTGAGCAGACTGATTTCCATCCAACTAAATGGAGTTTCTGCACAAGAGCCccaccaccccaaagaaaatccctctgaATCTTCTCCAGTCTCAATCTAACCTACCTTGGCATGGGTTATCTTCATTGTTGCTCactttttttaacttgtttacTTCTCTCCAGCATTTTCCCAATTAAAGAACTTTACTTTGGTTCCTTCAGATTCTCAGTCCTTCCATGATCTTTCAAACAATGATTCTCCAATTGCCTTTTGGTTGGAAGTCTGAAGTTCCTCCTAAAATCAAAGCTTGAGTGTGGTTAGTGGTTGATTTACGAATGACTTATCATAGATCAAGAGGCCCATATGACAACAATATATCATATCGGTTAACTAcatcatgtatttttttttttctttcttttttgatttatcaatacattaaaaatatttcttcataTTATCCTAGGCTTCATTGATTTGTCTTATGAATTGTTCAAGGCTTATtggcaaaagaaaacaagatgtGCATTTTTGCATGTTTATTTGCAATGCAAACAGACAAACTAGGTCCAAAATGCTTCAGTATGAATATCCTGGGGCCACCATGTTTCACACTCAATATAAGGGCTGTGTAtagtaaaatatacatataaagCTTgcgtatcaaaaaaaaaaaaaaaaagtaaaaatgaaaatattcaaaaaaataaaaagattttctaGAGCACCACACCTGAAACAACTTGGCCCTTTTGAAATATGTTAGTCAACCAAGCTACCTACTAACTAGGCCCACCATCTACATCACCTAGGCATTTTGACAACATGGCCAACTAGTCAATTTTCTGAGCATACTCATCAATTGTTTTTCTGTAAAATCCAAATGCAATTGAATAATGCCTCTACTTTTTCAAATTGACTGGACTTAGCCCACATGGTATCTGTGGTTCTATAAACATGCAGATATCTCCATGTAAGTGGAAACCTAAACCTGGGGTAACAAAAGAATAGCAGCAACCTACGTTCAATTCCCTTGCCATCCTACATGATTTGTGGTCTGATGAGTAGAAGAGATTTACAATACCTGAAGATCCATTAGTAAGTACAACTGCGTTTTGATTTTCATTAACCTGCTTGTCCTCATTAAAGCCAGCACCTTTAGTTGCCCAGTTGCATCTTATTTGCCTATTCCCAAGCCATTTACCTACAAGATGGGTGTGAAACCAATCAGACGTTCCACAGAGATAGCTCCCAAACCACTCAAGACAGATAAAACTGAACGGAGATCAACAAGTTGTTAGATGCCCAACCACTCAAGTCATTGATGGCACTCTGTGCATCCTgcaaaacaatcaaataaagcACTTAATAAGATTTCTGGTTCTTCTCATCCTGAAGATACTCTAGACAGACTTGGATTTGGTTCTGATCTACTAAAGGCAAAAATTATTGTTTCTTAAccacaataaaaatgaaaatcgaaaaaaaaaatatatttttttttttttttgcgatTCCATGTTCTCCAatcaaccaaacagagcaaaatatttagaaaaggACTTCAATGATGAAGTTTGAATTTCTGAGAAGGATTAGgtttaaaattggaaatattCTAAACTTCAACTATGTAAGCAATACCTGCTGATTACGGAAAGAAACAAAGCCATATCCTTTTGACCGTCCAGTTTTGTGATCCCACATGACCCTTGCATCTCtggaaatgttttttaaaaattaacttaaataaataaaatatgaataaacaaACAGCATAAGTATCACACCAAAAAAGAGTTCCATACTGATACTCGATGCAGGGAAGGGGACAAGAAATGGAGCAATTTAATGTACAAGTTTATAAATCCACTCCTGTATCAGTATTGATATTGgctgttttgtttatttatttatttttattagaaagaaCAAATTCATTGAAATGAACTGAAGTACaatgaaggatgagaaatccttccaaaTTTACATGACCTGATCAAAacaaaaaggataatataaCAGATCCTAACCATGACCTGACTCTCTAGACACTTTTTTGTACAAGTTGATTGTAAAAGTTGACCCACATTTTTTAAACTGAAAATATTGTAAATCAAGCcaaatccacaaaaaaaaaaatgagtgcaaacacacacacacacacagagtgACACAAAaggaaggattttgatggatcAAAACGTTGTTAAGGagtaataaaaactaaatttttctcTGAAATAGAGAAGCAATTAGTAAACCAAGACAACAATAACATGAACATTGACTACAGTCACAACTCAAGAGGAGATATATGACATGGTACCTCTATCCTAGTAAGGATTCACTCCAAATATGGATTACCAGGAAACCTCAAGAGATACAAGAAACTTACGAACAACTAGCAAAAACTGAGAAGCAGGCATATAAAGTTGCGTCAGTAACCTCTGGGCTCAAATCAccaacaaatatattaaagtgCCCTGATTATCATAAGATCATTAATGACCCATTAGAATATTAGAAGAAAATGCAGCTCAGAAGCAACAAAATTAGCAGGAAGCAGAAGAACTATGAAAGCTCAGAGTAACCTGACGTGTCTTCCCTCTGGCCACTGGCATATGCCCAATTCACCTTAAGTGCTTGACCATAACTGCAAATTGAATAAATCAAAAACCATAAAAGACCACTACTTTAAGGCAGAGGCCTGAAGATCCTGATTGAATTATCAAAAACCACATAAGAGCTATCCGTCTTAATCTTGATCTTGATAAAGATAATAAAGGTCCCAGAAACACtgaggaattgaaaaagatggATAATTCTAGACACCAATTTTAATTTAGGATGTTACTAGCAAAACTGTGATGCATCTTTTAGAATGaagtattacaaataaaatgcaCACATGGCAAAGTGAAAATAGTCATATCACATGCCCAAAAAAAGACCACAGATATGCCAAGCTTGATGCAAG
Coding sequences:
- the LOC117912085 gene encoding desiccation-related protein PCC13-62-like, with amino-acid sequence MVVTFPTSLVLLIFMVSCSVNIFMADSEPVCQPAYPAHAIAVDEGDVNLLQFAENLEHLEADYFLWGALGYGLDEVAPQLVMGGPPPIGAKKAKLDNLTLNIITEFAYEEVAHLRILKRTVGGFPRPLMDLSAGNFAKLIDSAFGYALVPPFDPYHDSLSYMISCYVLPYMGLVAYVGTNPLLTGYYSKRLLAGLLGVESGQDAVIRTYLYERAKEQVHPYKHTVAEFTARISELRNRLGKCGIKDEGIIVPKELGAENRTTTNVLSSDADSISYMRTPAEVLRIVYSTGDEHIPGGFYPKGGNGKIARGFLKKH
- the LOC117912555 gene encoding oligouridylate-binding protein 1B-like; translation: MQQRFKQQQQQQQQTLMQQALLQQQHMYHPGVLAAAAMSQMEPVPSGNLPPGFDSSSCRSVYVGNIHVNVTEKLLAEVFQSAGPLAGCKLIRKDKSSYGFVDYLDRASASLAIMTLHGRQVYGQALKVNWAYASGQREDTSGHFNIFVGDLSPEVTDATLYACFSVFASCSDARVMWDHKTGRSKGYGFVSFRNQQDAQSAINDLSGKWLGNRQIRCNWATKGAGFNEDKQVNENQNAVVLTNGSSDGSQENTNEEAPENNPAYTTVYVGNLSHEVTQAELHCQFHALGAGVIEEVRIQRDKGFGFVRYHTHEEAALAIQMANGRIVRGKSMKCSWGSKPTPLGTASNPLPPPAQPYQILPTAGINQGYSPAELLAYQRQLALSQAAASSLSGQALMQMTGHHGLAAGSMGVSSGGTQAMYDGYPNNSSGQQLMYYH